Part of the Undibacter mobilis genome is shown below.
TCAAACGGCTTAACCATCCAGCCGGTGGCTCCGGCATCGCGGGCCAGATTCTTCTTATCGCCATCGCTCTCGGTCGTGAGAACAAGGATGGGTTTCGACTTGTAGGCCGGGTCCTTGCGCAGGTTGCGAATGACCTCGTAGCCGTCCATGCGCGGCATGTTGATGTCGGTGATGATGACATCGACCTCGGATGTCTCCTTGGCAAGTACGTCGAGGCCGTCCTGGCCGTCGACCGCCTGAATGACATCGAAGCCCGCTTCGACGAGCGTCAACATCAGCATATCGCGGATCGTCTTCGAGTCGTCGATGGTGAGAATTCGCTTACTCATGACCTTCTCGCTGATTGGAGGAAGTTCCACTTCGGGTGTGGTCGTGATATCGGCCGGCGCAGCATCGAGATCGTCGCCGGCGTATTCGTCGGCGTGCTCGGGCTGACCGGGATCGAGAAAGGCCTTCCAGTCCAGGCCGAAATCTTCGAACGCGGCGACGAAAGTCGCCGACGGATTCTTAATCCTGATGCTGTCGCTACCCCGCACCGCCGCCAGAATGATCTGCGTGCAAGATAAGGTCAGCACTTCGACGTCGGATGCATCGAGCGAAAGCGGCGTGTCGCCCTTGATGCGCTGTCGCATCTGGTCGAGAAACGACTCTGCCGCGGCCTGATCGAGGGCGCCCGGCAACTTCATCGTATTGTGTTCGGCGTTGATCATCTTCGATTCACCTATGCCCGCACGGCCGCCCTGGCGGAGGACTCGCAAGCCTCCATGATGGCGTCGGCCATATGCGAGAGCGAAACCTGCTTCATCACGGCGCCGCGCTCGAAGGCAACGCGCGGCATGCCGTAAATGAGCGCCGAGCTCTCGTCCTGGCCGAGCGTGTAGGCGCCGGCCTTGCGCATGGCGAGCAGCCCTTCGGCGCCGTCCTTGCCCATGCCGGTCAGGATTGCGCCAACGGCACCACGACCGACGGTGTCGGCGACGGAGCGGAACAGCACATCGACGGACGGTCTGTGTCCAGACACCGGCGCCGATTCACTCAGCGTGCAACGATACTGATTAGAGACGCGAACGACCTCGAGGTGATGCGATCCGGGGGCAATGTAGACATGCCCCGGCTCGATCGGATCGTTATGCTTGGCCTCGGAAACCTTCATTGGGCATTCGCGATTCAATCGCTCGGCAAAAGCCGCCGTGAATCGCGGCGGCATGTGCTGCGTG
Proteins encoded:
- a CDS encoding response regulator, giving the protein MSKRILTIDDSKTIRDMLMLTLVEAGFDVIQAVDGQDGLDVLAKETSEVDVIITDINMPRMDGYEVIRNLRKDPAYKSKPILVLTTESDGDKKNLARDAGATGWMVKPFDPDRLVATVRKVAP